The Grus americana isolate bGruAme1 chromosome 29, bGruAme1.mat, whole genome shotgun sequence genome contains the following window.
CCCtttaaagctgaatttcagTTCCCACTTAAACTCTTTTAGTGaaacaaaatgatttttttacatTGGATTAAGTTGCTACTCAAAAGACTGTTCCTCTCAATGGAAAGGTGTTGGGGAATTGTCATGTGTGTGTGATGATCTCAGCTGATATTCATGACCACTTGAAATCCATCTTAGGTAAACAAGGTTTATTTAAGGGATGGAAAAGACGAATTCCTGGGTAGTCCTAGGATAAGATGCTCTCTGTCTCCAATTACTTCACCAGATAAATTTAGgactgttaagaaaaaaatgtacatgtCAGCCAAAGATGAGTCTTACAAAATCTCTGAGCAGACAAGCTTGTGACAGCTCTGTAAAGGAAGAAGTAACATGTGGAGTCAGCTTAACACACATGGTAATTTCAGTGAGGTCACTATAATGATACCAAGAATTACAGTAGCCAATTAAGACCCAAGATTAAAGAAATCATGATGGTGTAACACAGACATCACACGATTTGAATAATATCATAACCATGATAAAGACAAAATTTTCATCACTGAAAGCTGTTAAACAATTTCTGTTAGGCAGCCAAAGGCAACCCCTAGCACCAAGCAAGATTCAAACCTCATAGGAATGCTGAGAAACTCTATATAAGCTCCAGCCCCTGAGTTCATCCAGACACTTCTTTTGGCTTATTCGCCTTACTGACCTTCGTGAGtatgggttttttatttctatttacttAATCGGAAACTGTATCAGAGTAGTTGTAGAAGATTCCTATAGGTACGCTCAGATTTTGGGCAACATTAGATTGTTTCTGTCTGTAAACACTCTTCATGAAAGCAGTGGTAAATGCAGGATTTGGGAGGCTGGGTGTGAGAGCAGAAACTCTGAGAAATTGATTCCACTTCCTAAGCcaaataaaagcttaaaaatcaaagaggaaaatactgttaattcagataattattttaatattttataaaatttaagaTAAATGTATAAGATGGCCATCTTCTCAGCTGTGTTCAGTAGCATTCTTGAAGACATAAATTAACCTTTGCATTTCAAGCAAAGCCACATCTAAATCGGTCTATTTCCCCACTTTGGGGAACTCTGTGGTAGGTGAGACTGAGGTTCTTAAACTGTTCTTCAGAGTGTGTGTTTGCACGTAGTGTAAGACACATCCATGTGAAGCTAGAAGAAAGATCCATCTGTGGGGCCTGGTCATTCCTGGGGTGGTTTTATACAGTCAGAGACTTTGGATCTAGGTGCTCAGCTAGTCATAATGAAGTTGATCCAGGCTGCACATGGAACATACGCTAGAACACAGGAAAGAACATAGTAATTTTACTCATATCAGCATTTTAAACTTTATCTCATAAatcttctaccttttttttagtcttttccatctcttcccATTGCAAACCAATCTCCACACCTGCAAGATGTCTTGCTACGACCTGAGCCCACCGAAAACCAGCGTCGCCGTCCCCCAGCCCATCGCCGAGAGCTGCAACGAGCTGTGCGCCCGGCAGTGCCCCGACTCGACGGCCTTCATCCAGCCGCCCCCCGTGGTCGTCACCTtccccggccccatcctcagctccttccctcaGCAAGCCGTGGTGGGCTCCTCCGGAGCACCCGCCTTTgggggctccctggggctgggaggcCTCTACGGCGCTGGGGCCACCCTGGGCTCGGGGGGCCTCTGCACCTTTGGCAGACCCTACGCTTCTCCCGCCTGCAGCCCTTGCGTCTTGCCCCGCTACAGCAAGAAGCTCTGGGACACCTGTGGGCCCTGCTagacccagcccagccccaggcgCTGCCCCCAGCCCAAACACCAACGCTACCACCACCCGTGCAGGCCTGAGCTGGCGGGCACGGGGCGCTGAGGGCTGctgagcatccccagccccagaCAACGCCTGGGCCGCTGGCCGTGCCGCACACCCTcggcccttccctgccctcttctcctgccctctgctctcctcccctccgctctcctcccagctctcaagacggggcaggagctgcacccAAAAGGCTCTGCGTGGACCGTGCCACAAGTCCTGGGCATCTGGAACGCCGCACCAAGGGGGCTCGCGCAGCCAGAAGCCATGCTCTGGAGAAgatccctctgcctcccccaacACCGGGCAACCAGCCTCTCGGCGTCTTGCCCACCTTCTCTCTGACAATCTCTCCTGCCCCTCTGGGCACAATAAAGCTCTCCTGCATCCAAGTCccgcctccctctctccttctgccAAGTTGGGAAGATCCCCGGGGTGGGTTCCAGCAGGTGTGGGAGGGCAACTGCTGGTCCCGAGATGCCCAAGCGAGGTGAGGGGCGTCTGTGTTGGGAGAGGGaggatgcaggcagcaggctAGCGGGGGGAGAGAGCCTTTTGGTGGGGcttgcaggggctggggaaagggcagagagcaggagaggcACTGCCAGTGCTCCTTTGCCTGGCCACCTCAGCCCGGGAGCGGCACCAGCTCCGCCAGGTCCTGCTGCTCTTTTGCTTCCAGGCATGACTTTGGATTGAGGAGCCCCTTCAGTTACCTGCAAGACTCCAGGGCCCCTCTTGGCTATGGGATTTCAGCCTTGTCACACTCAGAAGCATGTAGTGCAGCCCATGTTCTTTACACCAGTACAACCGATTCCTCTGCAGTAGCTGTGGGTCATGCTAAAGTTTGGTGCTTCATCTCCTGAAAGTGttaatctcctttttctttggaTTAATGATCTACATTCTTCCTGTCTTGGTTCTTATTTTATGCTGTTTGAGGATATTTGTCATGGAGCAATTTAAGAAATGTGGGGATTTTAAACTCTCTCAACAAAGGAGAGGTGGTTTGTAGTGTTATTTTCCTCTAACTTTCATTGTTACTAAAGTCCTGCTGCATAATACAAtcagatttcttcttcctctccttttaaGTGTGGCTTTGTTAACAGTCTTATAGGTTGTGAAGTTCAGCTTTTGGTATCCGGTTTCTGTCCGACAGACAAAAGCAGTTCACAAACCCTGCAGAAATCACACTCCTACATTTCATGGGGTTTTCCCCTTGTTCCCCTAGCTGCTGTGGTTTTATGGTAACAAGAACATTTAGAGCTAAGAAAAGAACCCacattttcttcatcatttAATTGAGTTATTTTGTCAAAGAGATCAGAGTCCATGAACTCATCCGAGCTCAACGCTCAATTCACACTGTACATCCCATCACGGCATCTATGAACGATGGCTCAGGAAACCACCcattcaaaggaaaacataCCAAACATGTCAATGAGAACTAGGAATGAATTTCAAATACCACAAAGTATTTCCCACTCAGGAAAGAAACTCATCACTGTGAGATTTTCATTTTACCATAATAaggtattttgattttttaaacttatttgtAGAGTTTAATTGAAAGCAAATCTGTACAGCAATGTGGTTCAACATAATGACATGAatacagaaaactattttcaagCCATTATTCGGTCACTTTGCACTGACAGAAAACTTCTTCAGAGTACCTATTGAATAAAATCGTCCAAAAATAAACACTTAAGCCACACTTAAGAACTGCATGAAGGGCtgaaaaaaagttcattttttgtCATGAAACCTGGACTGCTGAGGAAATCCAGGCTCTTCTTCCCTACACAACATTGAATATCGCTCCGAGAGGAGGCTGaagaacaaatgaaaagcagagaggctctTGTGCAACACCATGGGGTTTTAATGTGAAGGAGAAGCACAGTACccaattacagaaaatgaaggcaATACAAGGGGAAATGTGTGAGGCAGGTATCACACTGTGGTACCAGTGCCCTGCTCAGGACCCAGGGGACAGCCGAGGTGATGGAGGGATGCAGGGGATACCGAGGCTCAGCCGTGCAGCCAGGGCACGCCGTGGCATAGAGGAGTGGGCTGCTGGGCACACacagcttcctcctctccccatgcCGGGGCAGCTGATGCATGCTGCTGGTCCCCGTGGCTCTTGCTCCATGTCCTCATGCCACGGGCCTTGCTTCAGGGCTGTTGCTGGTGCTGGACACCACCCTGGGGGCTTTAGAAAGACCCACAGCTTCCACGGCGGGACCTGCCCCACCTCTGGGCACCAGGGAGGTAATATCCCGTGCCACAGGAGGAGAAGCCAGAGCTGTAGGACCTCCCGCAGTTGCCAAAGCTGCTGGACCCATATTGGCCCCCATAGCCCAGGGAGCCCCCGTAGCCCATGTCATCTCCATAACCTAGAGAACGGCCACACCCGAGTGAGCCCCTACGGCCTCCATAGCCTCCCAAACCAAAGGAGCTGCCATAGCCCCGGGAGCCCCCATAGCCAAAGGAGCCCCCATAGCCCAGAGAGCTCCCATAGCCCCCCAAACCAAAGGAGCTGCCATAGCCCCGGGAGCCCCCATAGCCAAAGGAGCCCCCATAGCCCAGAGAGCTCCCATAGCCCCCCAAACCAAAGGAGCTGCCATAGCCCTGGGAGCCCACATAGCCCCGGGAGCCCCCATAGCCAGAGGACACCCCCAAGCCCAGGGAGCCCCCATAGCCGCCCAGGGAGCCCCCATAGCCACCCAGGGAGCTTTGGGAACTGAAGGATCTCCCCAACCAGGCTGGGCCTGATGATCCCACAACACTCTCCTGAGGAAAAGAGCTGAGTATGGGTCCTGGGACTGTCACCACAGCTGGTGGTGGGAGAATCACTGCTCTGGAGTCGGGGCATTGCTGCACACACAGCTCATTGTAGGTCTCGGCATTTGGCTGAGGGCAGGTCACCCCACAGGGTCTGTAGGACTCGCTGTAGCAAGACATCCTTCTTGTGATGGCTGTGAATCTGCAATGCACAGCAGTAAGGAGGTTTGAGATGCAGAACTTTTCAACTGACTCTAGATGCCTGTGTTTGGTTCATAGTCAGTGGTAACTGTGACAGCTCAGAGTTCATTACCTTGCAAACTATACCTACATCTGGTCACATAAATCACATCCTAGACTCTGTTTACTGTCTAGATTCCCTAGATGTCATACACAAATGCAGACATCTAGTGTCATGTATGGTGAATCCCACACTTGACATCACTCGTGTTGCTTGTAGCATGATGAATCTAATTTATTAAGACCACCTGAAACAGACTGAAGTTTGGTGATGTATTTCCAGCAAGTTAAGAAGAGTTAGATATAACCAGCTATTTCTACAGTTTCATATTGCTTCCTCAGTAACACTTAACTTCCAAATAGGGATATTTGCCCTTATGGAGCAAGTACTACCGCAAGGTGGTAGATACTATGATCactctgatatttttaaattttataacaCATATAGATCCTGAACTGGAACTAAAATGTGTGAGAAATGGTTATTCAAAGTGGCATAGTAAAACTTCCCATTTTGTTCTAAGAATAACACCTTCTGACACCCACAGTTCTCTAACCTGGCAATCCATAGCATCATGTAGAATTCAgcatcaacagaaaaaaaacttaaGAAGGAGAGTGGTTGAGCCAAATCAGACTTACCCTGTTCACCAAGGAGAATAAGCCAGGAGATGTGGATAGAGAGGCTCAGAGTGGAGACAGCTTTTATACATTTCTCAAACTGCTTACAGGTATGAAACACCCTTTGTGCCTCAGGTCCTACATAGTAACAAAACAACCTTCACATTGAGGGATTtaattttgcttgctttgcacTGCCACTCCCCACCTTCAAAACCAGGTGTGATACAATGACAGTACCAACTTATGGGCACTGGTCTGGTGAATGACAAGATCTCCCAGACATCTAATACCCAGCACCAGCATTGGGGCATCTGCTATTTAATTCCACTTTAAGTCTTAAGATACTAAGTTTGATTTTTAAGGTAGATGAGTAAGGATCAATTAAAAttatctgtcttttaaaaatagttccaTTTAAGTGAATACTACAAAAATACATGCAAGCTAGATAAAAAGAGGGAGAGGTAATAGAAGGAATTTTAGGTATCTGCATCTGGTTTAGAAACATAGGGGTTTTAACATCTGTATTTGCAGATCAAATACCATTAATTACTTATGAATTAAAAGGTGGATTCCACTGTTATTTTTACTGCTGTCTTTGAAATGTCATTGAGGCAGAGACACTTCAGAGGTGTTCCAGATCCTCCTAGGAATGATAAAAGGCTTCACAAACACCCACTAAAAATTCATATTTGATGTGTCGTACCATTGTTATACACAAACACGCAACTGTCAACATGCAAATCTTCTGTAAGAGCATCAATTTAGAGATGTGTGAATGAAGCACTCTGTGTCATTAGGCACAGCTTCATGCATAAGAGGGGGGTCATTTAGAGGTGAGAACTAGTTATCTGGAGAGGCTAAGTGCAGAGATTTTAGGACATCAGTTTGAGAACCCATGTTTTTCAGAACATGGACAGATAGCTAGTTAAGTCTGAAAattcagataatttttaatgGGGCTCTTTCCCACCCACCCCTAGAATTTAAGGCAATAGACATTTCAGGCATATTAGCAAAATACTGGCTCATAAAGGGAGATGAAGCTACTATCTATAGTCTGTAGCATGGACATGTCATAACCTTCCCAAACATATTAATACTCAGTAAAATAAAGAACTTGGAATCATGAATGAAAATCAAATCATTGTGAGCATTGAAGTTGCAAATCACAGTGTGGTTAGGGAATCAAAAGGAGTCACATTGGctgacatatttttaaatgatgctgTTTCACAACAAGGGAGCTTCTAAATCCTACCCTTCTTCATTTAATATGATAATAGCAGAAATTGCAAGCACTAAGTATTAATGAGTATTTGTGAAGCAGCTTAAAGTCATTATCTTCCAGGTGCCTCTCATTATTACCAACAAATCCTGATGACACTTCAAAGGCACAGCTATCTGACAATTTAGAGGTAATTTATAGGCTATCTTTTGCAATATtgtaaaattagaaaacaagCAATTTGCAAATAACTGTGTGATGCCACAGACTCATCCCATTAAAATATATccttttaaatactattttatgAATTTCCTACTTTTTCTTAAGTGGTCAGTACTTCAGGAGcgtgaggaaagaaaattaggattgtttttaaatgtatatcTAACTGAACTTCCAGAAGTAgagatttcaaatgaaattttgaaatgtttggtATTAGCTTCAGACAGAGACCCTGCCAGCGGTTCTGGCTATATCAATAatgccttttctgcctctttggAAGTGCCACTTAGCCAGCCATTCCTCCGCTAACCTTAGTGTCATCTGAATTGTCTCAGAAGACTTGAAAGAAGGATGTTGGGAGAGGTTTCAATGGGCCGATGATAGTTCCACTTAGGTTGTCCCATCTAGTGATGATGGGACTGTACCATTCCCCTCTGTCATTTGACACATGCAGTAAATCAGACACAGATCTCTCAGCCTGGGTTAATTGTAGGTAAACTGAAAAGCTCAGAGCACAAGCTAAAAACTTTGCCAGGGCTTACTGCTTTCACGCTGCTATTAGCAATAGTGATATCCCATCAGGAGTGAGGCTGCATCATGTCAGCTCTTTGCTCTGCTCTATAACAACATTTATAGATCCCTAGCCAACTGCAAGGAGAACTTGGGTCCTCTCAGAGCCAAAGTTCTAGCTCATGTTGGATGACCTTCACCTGGTTTGCGCACGTGGCACCAAAAAGGGCTCCACACCATGTAAGTACTACCTTGAACGTTAAAATGGGACTCATGTGACGCATGACTCTTGTTTTGGCTTTCAGTTGATGACTGTATGGCAACTCTTCGGCTTCAAGTTCCTCAAATCCCCTAAAATGACAATCACAGATAACTGATTGTCATCAGCAGTTGTATCACACCCACACTAACATTTGGGAGGGACAGTGCTGAGGTGGCAAAATAAAAGCTCCCACTATCATGTTTGTTTTGTACCAAATTAGGACCAGAGGCACAAAGGGTGGCTTAAAGAAGCATATAAAAGCTCGTATCACCCACAGTCCTTCTATCCACTTCTCTTGTCTCAGTCTCTGCAGTGAACAAGGTAAGTGTGATTTCACTCTTTTTTCTACTATTATTAGCATTTACTTTAACAAAGCTTTTGTCACAGAGATGACTCCTGCCTGTGTTTTTACAGACTTATATGCTTTGTTTCCTACTGAAAATGTGTCTTTGTCCAGATGCAGCATCAGGAGTCACTGCAGTACGATAGGAAGTAGATCTCCAAGCTATAGAAATACTCGGGGTGACTTACACCTCTGGAAGTCTGAATTAATACATATAGTCAATGAGCCTTTTCTCCTATTCCTGTTGGCTTCTTTTTTACTGGTTCTTACACTTTGGGAGTGCATTCTTGCCAGTCCAAGTTGCTACAGACAAATCTGTCTAATTTATCCAGTACTGAATTTCTGTTTCACATCAAATTATTTACAATGGTGATCATGATGAGATGAAAGAAAGGATACAGGTTGAGTTAATACAAGAATGAATTTTATCTGTTAGCATGTATAAATTTATCTGTTTCCCTGTTAACTTCTGATACTTGAGACATAGTCATCGCTTAATAATCTTGGTTCATCTCCTTGCAGCCTGGTATTGGTTCATTTACCTGAAACCTCCTTACTGCTGTGCATTGCAGATTCACAGCCATCACAAGAAGGATGTCTTGCTACAGCGAGTCCTACAGACCCTGTGGGGTGACCTGCCCTCAGCCAATTGCCGAGACCTACAATGAGCTGTGTGTGCAGCAATGCCCCGACTCCAAAGCAGTGATCCTCCCACCACCAGCTGTGGTGACAGTCCCAGGACCCATACTCAGCTCTTTTCCTCAGGAGAGTGTTGTGGGATCATCAGGCCCAGCCTGGTTGGGGAGTTCCTTCAGTTCCCAAAGCTCCCTGGGTGGCTATGGGGGCTCCCTGGGAGGCTATGGGGGCTCCCTGGGCTTGGGGGTGTCCTCTGGCTATGGGGGCTCCCGGGGCTATGGCAGCTCCTTTGGTttggggggctatgggggctcCCGGGGCTATGTGGGCTCCCAGGGCTATGGCAGCTCCTTTGGTTTGGGGGGCTATGGGAGCTCTCTGGGCTATGGGGGCTCCTTTGGCTATGGGGGCTCCCGGGGCTATGGCAGCTCCTTTGGTTTGGGAGGCTATGGAGGCCGTAGGGGCTCACTCGGGTGTGGCCGTTCTCTAGGTTATGGAGATGACATGGGCTACGGGGGCTCCCTGGGCTATGGGGGCCAATATGGGTCCAGCGGCTTTGGCAACTGCGGGAGGTCCTACAGCTCTGGCTTCTCCTCCTGTGGCACGGGATATTACCTCCCTGGTGCCCAGAGGTGGGGCAGGTCCCGCCGTGGAAGCTGTGGGTCTTTCTAAAGCCCCCAGGGTGGTGTCCAGCACCAGCAACAGCCCTGAAGCAAGGCCCGTGGCATGAGGACATGGAGCAAGAGCCACGGGGACCAGCAGCATGCATCAGCTGCCCCGgcatggggagaggaggaagctgtGTGTGCCCAGCAGCCCACTCCTCTATGCCACGGCGTGCCCTGGCTGCACGGCTGAGCCTCGGTATCCCCTGCATCCCTCCATCACCTCGGCTGTCCCCTGGGTCCTGAGCAGGGCACTGGTACCACAGTGTGATACCTGCCTCACACATTTCCCCTTGTATtgccttcattttctgtaattggGTACTGTGCTTCTCCTTCACATTAAAACCCCATGGTGTTGCACAagagcctctctgcttttcatttgttcttCAGCCTCCTCTCGGAGCAAAACTCCCTCATGTGCTGAGATAATTTATCAAACAATCTGCCCTGCTCAATCTCTCTTTAAAATGTGGAATGAAAGTTTAATTGGGATCCTTAAGGCATCAGCAGCATTGTGTTAATGAATGTTTGTTTAGCAATTTAGCAGTCATTATCTTCCTCAAGGTTCGGAACAGGCAGGGTAATTGTTATTGCTCTGAGGATTTCTGGTGACACCCCAACGGCCCCCAAATCACCACATAATTTAGCAACCAATTACCACATAATTGCAGCATTCCTAAACTAGCAAGCCAACAAAGGAAGAATcatacataattttttctttaatttgttgattttttaaatgatcttcCCAATATTTACTGTCATTCTATGTTAATGGCAAAATCTTCTTCATAATGTAAAAAGTGATTATGAAAATAATACCAGAGATTGCTGGGATTTTATGAGCTCCAAGGAATTAG
Protein-coding sequences here:
- the LOC129197661 gene encoding scale keratin-like codes for the protein MSCYDLSPPKTSVAVPQPIAESCNELCARQCPDSTAFIQPPPVVVTFPGPILSSFPQQAVVGSSGAPAFGGSLGLGGLYGAGATLGSGGLCTFGRPYASPACSPCVLPRYSKKLWDTCGPC
- the LOC129197497 gene encoding scale keratin-like, which codes for MSCYSESYRPCGVTCPQPNAETYNELCVQQCPDSRAVILPPPAVVTVPGPILSSFPQESVVGSSGPACSFGLGGYGSSLGYGGSFGYGGSRGYGSSFGLGGYGSSLGYGGSFGYGGSRGYGSSFGYGDDMGYGGSLGYGGQYGSSSFGNCGRSYSSGFSSCGTGYYLPGAQRWGRSRRGSCGSF
- the LOC129197628 gene encoding scale keratin-like translates to MSCYSESYRPCGVTCPQPIAETYNELCVQQCPDSKAVILPPPAVVTVPGPILSSFPQESVVGSSGPAWLGSSFSSQSSLGGYGGSLGGYGGSLGLGVSSGYGGSRGYGSSFGLGGYGGSRGYVGSQGYGSSFGLGGYGSSLGYGGSFGYGGSRGYGSSFGYGDDMGYGGSLGYGGQYGSSGFGNCGRSYSSGFSSCGTGYYLPGAQRWGRSRRGSCGSF